AAGCGGTTCGTAGATAGACGGGCACAAAAAGGCGAGGGCATTTGAGAACAACTCGATCAGGGTGTCTCGATCGACCTGCTTCTCGATCCAAATGACACTGTCGGTGCCGCGCGCGGCGCGCAGTTCACGAACGGCTTCTGCGGTCTCGACCTCAATCTCGGCTGTGTCCGCAGCTGAAGCGCACATCACCAGCGGAATATCGCCGGCAAACTGCTGCGCTGCACGGAGTAGATGGACTAGACCCTTTTGCCGTGTGATGCGGCCGACGAAGAGGAGGTAGGGCTTGTCCGGATTGACCCCCAGCCGCTCGAAGCTTCCGATGCTGCTCTGTGGCTGGTAGATCGAGGTGTCAATGCCGTTGTGCACGACGTGTACGCGGGCCGGGTCGACGAAGGGGTAGGAGGCAAGGACGTCGTTGCGCATGCCATTGCTGACAGCAATGACCGCCTTGGCCTCGGCATAGGACGAACGCTCGACCCAGGACGAGACGTGGTACCCACCACCGAGCTGTTCCTCCTTCCAGGGTCGCATCGGCTCCAGGGAGTGAGCAGTGATGACGTGCGGGATTCCGTAGAGAAGTGAGGCCACGTGCCCGGCGAGGTTGGTGTACCAGGTGTGGGAGTGCACTAGATCCACGTTGGCCACCGCCATTGCCATCTCAAGATCCACCCCAAGGGTCTGGATTGCCTGGTTGGCTCCGTGCAGTGAGGTTGGCACGGGGTGGGCCGTCGCGTCAGCGCGATGCCCGCCGAAGCAGTGCACGTAGACAGGGGTCAATCTGCGCAACTCGTGAACGAGTTGATCGACGTGCACACCAGCCCCGCCGTAGATCTCCGGCGGCCATTCGCGAGTGAGGATTCCAATGCGCACATGATGAGCATAGGCATTTGATGTGAAGCGGGTCGCGTGGGCATTTCGGCACTAAGGTTTAAGGGTGAGCGCGGATCCACATGTGCTAGCTATGGTCCTCGCCGGAGGCGAGGGCAAGCGACTCATGCCCTTGACCGGAGACCGCGCCAAGCCTGCAGTTCCCTTCGGTGGCTCCTACCGCCTCATCGATTTTGTTCTGTCCAATCTCATCAACGCAGGTCTGCGACGCGTGTGCGTTCTCACGCAGTACAAATCACACTCCCTTGACCGCCACGTGACTCAGACCTGGCGCATGCCCACGCTTTTGGGTGACTACGTCACGCCTGTGCCGGCTCAACAGCGCTTGGGTCCGCGTTGGTACACCGGCAGCGCTGATGCCATCTTCCAAAGCCTCAATTTGGTGCACGACGAAGCTCCCGAATATGTCGTCGTTTTCGGTGCCGATCACGTGTATCGCATGGATCCCATGCAGATGATCGCGGCGCACATTGATTCGGGCGCGGCTGTGACTGTTGCGGGTATCCGGATGGCGCAGTCTGAAGCTCATGACTTCGGAGTGATCCAGACGGCAGCTGATGGGCACACGATCACTGAG
This window of the Actinomycetota bacterium genome carries:
- the glgA gene encoding glycogen synthase; the encoded protein is MRIGILTREWPPEIYGGAGVHVDQLVHELRRLTPVYVHCFGGHRADATAHPVPTSLHGANQAIQTLGVDLEMAMAVANVDLVHSHTWYTNLAGHVASLLYGIPHVITAHSLEPMRPWKEEQLGGGYHVSSWVERSSYAEAKAVIAVSNGMRNDVLASYPFVDPARVHVVHNGIDTSIYQPQSSIGSFERLGVNPDKPYLLFVGRITRQKGLVHLLRAAQQFAGDIPLVMCASAADTAEIEVETAEAVRELRAARGTDSVIWIEKQVDRDTLIELFSNALAFLCPSIYEPLGIVNLEAMACETAVIASDVGGIPEVVADGQTGLLVHYDVDDPAGFERAFANAVNALIEDPARAVLMGQAGRERAVAHFGWDAIAEQTVDVYRAAIES